TTATGGGCTGTTCAAAAAGCTTTTATTGGTGCAGGAGGCGATGCGGGGTGGTCATTTCGTTCTACCTGGTGCATACAAAACACTTTTTGATGCTATTCTGAATAACCCTGTAATTTTCGGCTATAGTTTATGATATTTTATGTCATTCTCAATGAAGCAAAAAATCCCCTTTAGAAGCACACCCTGGAATACTTTGGGTGGTAATTAAATCATTTAAGGGGAAAGTTGTCAAGAGGGTAAAACAGTATTATTAAAAAAACGTATCCTTTTAAAAATCTATACGGGTGAAGATTCCAAGATACGATAATACAGGTCCCTTTGCATTGCCTCGTATCCGAGATCTTTAATGAGCGATTCTATCTCTTCTTTATCCATTTGGTAGCTTACCCCGGTAGCTCTGACTACATTTTCTTCAATCATCGTACTGCCCATATCATTGGCGCCGAATTTCAACGAAAGTTGAGCGATTTTTGACCCTTGCGTAACCCATGATGCCTGAATATTCTCAATATTATCTAAATACAGACGCGAAATGGCTATCGTCCTTAAATAATCATAACTCCCGAGTAATGAAGTATGGAGTTGAGTATTTTTTGGCTGAAATGTCCATGCTATAAAGGCAGTAAATCCACCCGTTTCATCCTGAAGCCTCCGTATCTTTTCAAGATGTTCGACACGTTCTTCCAGGGTTTCGACATGGCCAAACATCATGGTAGCGGTGGTTCGCATGCCAAGATTATGCGCCTGGCGCATAACATCAAGCCATTCTTGTGCAGTACACTTGTTTGGACTTAAGAGATTACGGCATCGGTTAACCAGGATTTCAGCGCCTCCCCCGGGTATCGAATCAAGTCCTGCTTCATTGAGTTTTTGAATAATATCCAATACAGGGAGATTATTTAATTTTGAAAAATGGATAATCTCAGGAGGTGAGAAAGCATGGATATGAATATTATATCGCGCCTTGATAGATTTAAGTATATCTACATAGAAATCCAGCCTCAACGATGGATGCAGGCCGCCCTGCATAAGGATTTGCCTACCGCCCAAAGATAAGGTCTCTTCTATCTTTTTAAACAAAGAATCTTTAGAAATGATGTACGCGCCGTTTTGTTCAACCTCTTTGTAAAAGGCACAGAATTTACAGCCTGATGTGCAGATATTCGTATAATTAATATTCCGGTCAATAATGTAGGTCCGGTAATTTTCCGGATGTTTTTTCCGTGAAATTTCATCCGCCGCCATTCCTAAACTGGTAAGTTCTTTGACAGAAAACAACTTTAAGCATTCTTGTGAGGATAATCTCTTATTTTGTAAGGATTTATCAAGAATATCTTCAATCTCATGAAATGAATAGGACAAACTAGGTTTCATTGAAAACAATCTTCACTCCCTGTGGGGCAAGCCCTAAAGATACAGCGTAATGATAAAATGTTTGAAGTCCTTTTATTTCGTTTTTGCCGAGATTGTATTTCATAGAGTTGGTAAGATAGTTCAAACATTTCTCGTAAGGAAACCGGAGACGCTGCGATTCATCGGCTGCTATCGTTTTAACCAATTTCATACCACACTCCTTTGCATTTTGTAATAAAATGTTTATATCTGGCATACGGTGAGTCTTCTTAACAGCCCAAACGGCATAAACGAAGGGAAGGCCGGTATATTCAAACCATGCCTGGCCTAAATCCAAAGTGAAATAACCATTGTCACTGGCTCTCATAGCATTATCTCCAATGATAAGAACGGCGTCAGTATCTATACGGGAAATGTCGTATTGATTATTCCACGATGTATACTGAGGAGAAAGATGATAGTATTCCTTAAAAAGGATCTTCGTGAGTGTACAGGAAGTTAAGGAACTTTTATCTAATGCTGCAGTTCTAATGTTTTGTATCGGTACCTTTGAAAATATCTTTACACTCTCAACAGTTCCCAGCGAAGAAAGAGAAATATTGGGTACGATTGCATAATTGCCATTCCTGAAATATTCAATGGAAGGAATGATAGCTACATCAATATGATCATTATTCAACATCTCCGGGAGAAGCGAAGGTACTTCAAATAGTAATTCAACAGAATCCGATTGTTGAGTTAATGTATAAATCAATGGTTTGGCGTTCATATAAGGGACAACACCAATCCTGAGTTTTTTCGTCATTATACGCTTGCCTAAATAGTCTTTCTGGTATAAACTAAGCTCTTGCAAAATAGAACCCTCTCATAGCTTTAGTAACATGCAAAATTTAACAATGTATTGTATAGAACTTTTATTAATTCTTCAATAAAGAATTACGAAAATCATTTTAAAATGAAAGGAGCCGAAGGAGTGAATAGGATATCTTGCAAGATTTTCTCATTAAAAGGATTTTTTGCATATCTGGTTATTTTTTTAGCCATGTATTGTATTGTTATGTATGGTTATGTTTCTGCGGAAGGACAGACAAACTATAGTAAGGATTTTTTTGATCGTGTAGAACCAATAAAAATGAAAGACCCTTTAGCTGTTGTACTTGGGGCAATGGAGAAGGGGGAGGTTTTTACCTTTACGTATGCTGATGCCGTAAAATCTGCAGGGCATTCTTGCCCGGCAGTTGCTGGCGCCTATAAGTCTACTCAAATGGTGTTGAAGTCCCTGTATGGTGATGAAGTGCCGGTAAGAGGAAATATAAAAGTTACTTTTAAGGGGGAAGTTAATTATAAGGTAAATGGACCAATATCACAAATAGTAACGCTCATAACAGGGGCTTCCGGTGAAAATGGATTCAAAGGGCTTGGGCCTGCCGGAAAATACGGAAGGTATAATTTAATGGTTTTTGATAGGGAGCAATCACCTGATCCCAGGGCAGTTTGCTCTATAATATTTCAAAGAACTGATAGCGGGAAAGCGGTAGAAGTAACGTATTATGTTGAACCGATATCAGGTAGTGAGCGGATGGATAAGCTTATGCCTCTGGTAATTTCTGGTAAAGCTTCTGAGGATGAATCGAGGGAATTTGGTATCCTATGGCAGGAACGTGTAAAAACTATTCTTTTAAATCCACCGCAGGGTACGTTCCTGATAAAGGAGTTGAAGGAATAGATTGTATAGGAATTTCCATTTTCATGAAGCGGGTTTGCGGTAGGGCGGATTAAGCGGAGCGAATCCGCCTTTTTGTAAATATCAATAATTTTATGAGAATTATGGTAACATAATAGTTTTTTAAAAAAATACCGTGAACAGCTCCGTTGGGAGCGAAATATTTACAGACAAATCATTCTGCCACAATCCAGCTCCATCGGAGCGACATGGTGTTGCTGTGTTTCACATGCCGCTCCGATGGAGCTAAGGTTTTGTATACCACATGTTTCTATAAACATTTCATCCCTATGAGGGTATTTTTCAAAAACTACGTGGATATGAGTTCAAAAACTACGGTGTTACGAGTTACGGAACATTAAATTTAAAAGGCGCTTTTGTATCATATCGATACAAAAGCGCCTTAAATTTTATAATATCTATTTTTTGGTAAATTATAAAATGCGTGTTTTCTTAGTGATGATGATGTTCTGTTTTCTCACAGCATTTTTCATTTCCTTCTTTACAACCCTTTTTAAATGTGGCCTCACAACCTTTGCAACATAACGTAACCGTTTTTCCTTCGCATTCCACCGATATTCCTTTATCTTTTTCAACAACTTTTCCACAAACAACACATTTATTTTCCGCTCTTTCAGAAGCGGAAGCCTCTTTACTGCCACAACAACCTTCACCTGCAGAGGTGGTTTTAATAGCATAAGAGGTAATTAATGCACAGGTAATTCCCACAACACTGAAAAAATATCCAATACGCTTCATCTCTTTTCTCCTTTCAAAATAGTAACTTATCTATGATACAGATATAATAAATTCTACCTACTATAAAGTATTTTAGTTGCTAATAAAAACAAAATTATATCCCCGAAAGTTTCAAAATTCTCAAATTCTTAACTTAACCTATTGATGTACGATTTCTTCCGGAAATCTTGCTACAGTACATAAGCTTATCAGACCGTTCCAATAATGTGTTTACTGTATCATCCGGTTGCGCAATTGTAGCGCCAATAGAGATAGTAACCTGGATAATATCTGATCCTATAGAAAAACTGGAATATCCAACAAGGGCATGAAGTTTCTTTGAAATAAAATGCAATCGTTCTTTATCAACATTTGGAGTGATTGCGATAAATTCTTCTCCACCCCAGCGGCCTACAATATCAGATGTCCTAACAGAATGTAATAGTGTCTTCGTTACCATTTTTAATACCTTATCTCCAACACTATGGCCATATGCATCGTTTATTTTCTTGAAGTGATCAATATCCATGAAGAAAATTCCAAAAGATCTGCCGTATCGGCACAATTCATCCAATTTGCTTTGTATGTTCATCTCGATATAGCGTCTGTTTGCCAACTCTGTAAGTGGGTCGAGTAATGCCATTTTCTCAAGGTCTTTAATTCTCTGATTAATGAGAAGCTTTGGTGTATTGTCACTGAATATTTCAACTGCCCCGGTAATATGTTCGTTTGAGTCGAGAAGTGGCGCTGTACGTACGAAAACAGGTATCCGATGCCCTTTTTTGTGTTGGATATAT
The genomic region above belongs to Candidatus Jettenia caeni and contains:
- a CDS encoding diguanylate cyclase — translated: MTASVDNNLYKHLLEILCDGVYFVDCTRKILYWNKGAEKITGYMSSEVVGKRCVDTVLNHVDTCGIKFYTTACPLFETIRDYRPREVEVYIQHKKGHRIPVFVRTAPLLDSNEHITGAVEIFSDNTPKLLINQRIKDLEKMALLDPLTELANRRYIEMNIQSKLDELCRYGRSFGIFFMDIDHFKKINDAYGHSVGDKVLKMVTKTLLHSVRTSDIVGRWGGEEFIAITPNVDKERLHFISKKLHALVGYSSFSIGSDIIQVTISIGATIAQPDDTVNTLLERSDKLMYCSKISGRNRTSIG